One window from the genome of Faecalibacterium sp. HTF-F encodes:
- a CDS encoding TatD family hydrolase, whose protein sequence is MTGPIFDTHAHYSARAFDADRYPLLDSLPGKGVVGVCEQATHSGDAPRVLELAHRYPWVVAAVGIHPESLLPAADCGEEGPAPTVSVYGGNWAAEMRALMPYYADPKVVAVGECGLDYHWPVPKDAQLAMFEAHIRLALELDKPIIVHDRNAHADVYALLKKYQPKGIVHCYSGSADDAVWLAKQGLFIGFGGACTFKGAKRAAKAISALPLESIVLETDCPYMAPEPVRGTRCDSSLIRYVGEYIAQLRGISAEEVFRTTAENARRVYGL, encoded by the coding sequence ATGACCGGCCCCATTTTTGACACCCACGCGCACTACAGTGCCCGCGCCTTTGACGCCGACCGCTATCCCCTGCTGGACAGCCTGCCCGGTAAAGGCGTGGTGGGCGTGTGTGAACAGGCCACCCACTCCGGGGATGCACCCCGGGTGCTGGAGCTGGCGCACCGCTACCCGTGGGTGGTGGCCGCCGTTGGCATCCATCCGGAAAGCCTGCTGCCCGCCGCCGACTGCGGCGAGGAAGGCCCGGCTCCTACGGTCTCGGTCTATGGCGGCAACTGGGCCGCCGAGATGCGTGCCCTGATGCCCTATTATGCCGACCCCAAGGTGGTGGCAGTGGGGGAGTGCGGGCTGGACTACCACTGGCCTGTGCCCAAGGACGCCCAGCTGGCCATGTTTGAGGCACACATCCGGCTGGCGCTGGAGCTGGACAAACCCATCATCGTGCACGACCGCAATGCGCACGCCGATGTTTACGCCCTGCTCAAAAAATACCAGCCCAAGGGCATCGTCCACTGCTATTCCGGCAGTGCCGACGACGCGGTGTGGCTGGCAAAACAGGGACTGTTCATCGGTTTTGGCGGGGCGTGCACCTTCAAGGGTGCCAAGCGGGCGGCAAAAGCCATCAGCGCCCTGCCGCTGGAAAGCATCGTGCTGGAGACCGACTGCCCCTACATGGCACCGGAGCCGGTGCGCGGCACCCGCTGTGACAGCTCCCTCATCCGCTATGTGGGCGAGTATATCGCCCAGCTGCGGGGCATCTCTGCCGAAGAGGTGTTCCGCACCACAGCCGAAAATGCCCGCCGGGTATACGGGCTGTGA
- a CDS encoding ABC transporter ATP-binding protein, producing the protein MLQLNDLHKTFNPGTVNEKVALNGVSLHMEAGDFATIVGSNGAGKSTLFNAITGGFIADEGSILLGGQDITFEPEHQRSKVIGHLFQDPLKGTAPNMTIEENLALAYLRAGTAPHAIFSRISRKDKEVFREKLALLDMGLEDRMKQPVGLLSGGQRQALTLLMATLVTPKLLLLDEHTAALDPATAEKVLELTRSIVAEKKITCLMVTHNMHQALELGNRTLMMDSGRIVFDVKGEERSRMTVDGLLEKFRENAGKNLDNDRILLSKVEK; encoded by the coding sequence ATGCTTCAGCTGAACGATCTGCACAAGACCTTCAACCCCGGCACGGTCAATGAAAAAGTTGCCCTGAACGGCGTCAGTCTGCACATGGAAGCCGGGGACTTTGCCACCATCGTGGGCTCCAACGGCGCGGGCAAATCCACCCTGTTCAACGCCATCACCGGCGGCTTCATCGCGGATGAGGGCAGCATCCTGCTGGGTGGACAGGATATCACCTTTGAGCCGGAGCACCAGCGCAGCAAGGTCATCGGCCACCTGTTTCAGGATCCGCTCAAGGGCACCGCACCCAACATGACCATTGAGGAAAACCTTGCGCTGGCCTATCTGCGTGCCGGCACTGCGCCCCACGCCATCTTCTCCCGCATCTCCCGCAAGGACAAGGAAGTGTTCCGCGAAAAGCTGGCGCTGCTGGATATGGGCCTTGAGGATCGGATGAAGCAGCCGGTGGGACTGCTTTCCGGCGGTCAGCGGCAGGCGCTGACCCTGCTCATGGCAACGCTGGTCACCCCCAAGCTGCTGCTGCTGGACGAGCACACCGCAGCGCTGGACCCCGCCACCGCCGAAAAGGTGCTGGAGCTGACCAGGAGCATCGTGGCCGAAAAGAAGATCACCTGCCTGATGGTCACCCACAACATGCATCAGGCATTGGAGCTGGGCAACCGCACCCTGATGATGGATTCCGGCCGCATCGTCTTTGACGTGAAGGGCGAGGAACGCAGCCGGATGACCGTGGACGGCCTGCTTGAAAAGTTCCGCGAGAATGCCGGCAAGAATCTGGACAATGACCGCATCCTGCTGAGTAAAGTGGAAAAGTGA
- a CDS encoding ABC transporter permease — protein MLASIFSLNVLQTALELGCIYALVALALFLSYSILNIADLSTDGCFTLGCAVACQVALTGHPILALVAAMAAGVCSGFVTAFLQTRLGVESIMAGIIVNTGLYTINLAVMGFSSTMSLVKTDTVFSLAKGPLSFLGGWYKLAIALVIIVLAGATMLGFLGTRLGLSIRATGDNAAMVRASSINPAFTITVGLCVSGALCALSGGLLAQYQKSCDINVGTGMVTIALASLIIGETLLGKRTMPRRIIGVVFGSCLYRFIVAVALRFNVPAAAMKLVSAIIVAIAISMPAIKEKIAFEQRKHGACRRVITGKEGK, from the coding sequence ATGCTGGCGAGTATCTTTTCGCTCAACGTCCTACAGACGGCGCTGGAACTGGGCTGTATCTATGCCCTTGTGGCGCTGGCACTGTTCCTGAGCTATTCCATCCTGAACATTGCAGACCTGTCCACCGACGGCTGCTTCACACTGGGCTGCGCGGTAGCCTGTCAGGTGGCTTTGACCGGCCACCCCATTCTGGCACTTGTTGCAGCCATGGCGGCAGGTGTGTGCTCCGGCTTTGTCACGGCCTTTTTGCAGACCCGGCTTGGCGTGGAGAGCATCATGGCAGGCATCATCGTCAACACCGGCCTTTACACCATCAATCTGGCCGTGATGGGCTTTTCCTCCACCATGTCGCTGGTCAAGACCGACACTGTTTTCTCGCTGGCAAAAGGCCCGCTGAGCTTCCTTGGCGGCTGGTATAAGCTGGCCATCGCGCTGGTCATCATCGTGCTTGCAGGCGCGACGATGCTGGGCTTCCTCGGCACCCGGCTGGGCCTGTCCATCCGCGCCACCGGTGACAACGCTGCCATGGTGCGTGCTTCCAGTATCAACCCGGCCTTCACCATCACGGTGGGCCTGTGCGTTTCCGGCGCATTGTGCGCCCTCTCCGGCGGCCTGCTGGCGCAGTATCAGAAGAGCTGCGATATCAATGTGGGCACCGGCATGGTGACCATCGCACTGGCTTCCCTCATCATCGGCGAGACATTGCTCGGCAAGCGCACCATGCCGCGCCGCATCATCGGCGTGGTGTTCGGCAGCTGCCTGTACCGCTTTATCGTGGCTGTGGCGCTGCGCTTCAATGTGCCCGCCGCCGCCATGAAGCTGGTGTCTGCCATCATCGTGGCCATCGCCATTTCGATGCCGGCCATCAAGGAAAAAATCGCCTTTGAGCAGCGCAAGCATGGGGCCTGCCGCCGCGTGATCACCGGCAAGGAGGGAAAGTAA
- a CDS encoding ABC transporter substrate-binding protein: MKNVTMISRRSFLKAAMAASAVSALALTGCGGAASSTVTASSTASSAAEGGQTFKVGIVNYVDHASLNQIVESVESRLDELGAEKGVTFDYADYYANAQADQSNLNQIGADLVGDGVDVIVAVATPTAATMLAAVEDTDIPVVYSAVTDPAAAGFDGEENITGTSDALNTEAIMKLITAVNPDIDTIGLLYDLSQDASTQAIADAKAFCDANGIKYIEKNGTTTAEVQMAAEALIASGVKAVFTPTDNTVMTAELSIYETFIEAGVQHYTGADSFALNGAFVGYGVDYVQLGEATADMVAELLCEGKTTADLPYQTFDNGIVTINTETCEALGLDLDTVKEAFKPYCTEIVEVTTAENFS, from the coding sequence ATGAAAAACGTTACCATGATCTCCCGCCGCAGCTTCCTCAAGGCCGCTATGGCTGCTTCCGCCGTTTCCGCACTGGCGCTGACCGGCTGCGGCGGCGCTGCTTCCAGCACCGTGACTGCATCTTCCACCGCTTCTTCCGCTGCCGAGGGCGGTCAGACTTTCAAGGTGGGCATCGTCAACTACGTGGATCATGCTTCCCTGAACCAGATCGTGGAATCTGTGGAGAGCCGTCTGGATGAGCTGGGCGCTGAGAAGGGCGTTACCTTTGACTACGCCGACTACTACGCAAATGCACAGGCTGACCAGTCCAACCTGAACCAGATCGGTGCCGACCTCGTAGGTGACGGCGTGGATGTGATCGTGGCTGTGGCTACCCCCACCGCCGCAACCATGCTGGCTGCTGTGGAGGATACCGATATCCCCGTTGTCTACTCTGCCGTTACCGACCCCGCCGCTGCAGGCTTTGACGGCGAGGAGAACATCACCGGCACCTCCGACGCACTGAACACCGAGGCCATCATGAAGCTGATCACTGCCGTCAACCCGGACATTGACACCATCGGCCTGCTGTACGATCTGAGTCAGGATGCCTCCACCCAGGCCATTGCAGACGCAAAGGCCTTCTGCGACGCCAACGGCATCAAGTACATTGAGAAGAACGGCACCACCACCGCCGAGGTGCAGATGGCTGCCGAGGCCCTGATCGCTTCCGGCGTCAAGGCCGTGTTCACCCCCACCGACAACACCGTGATGACCGCAGAGCTGTCCATCTACGAGACCTTCATCGAGGCAGGCGTCCAGCACTACACCGGTGCTGACAGCTTTGCACTGAACGGTGCGTTCGTGGGCTACGGCGTGGATTACGTCCAGCTGGGCGAAGCCACTGCCGATATGGTGGCGGAGCTGCTGTGCGAGGGCAAGACCACCGCAGACCTGCCGTACCAGACCTTTGACAACGGCATCGTCACCATCAACACCGAGACCTGCGAAGCACTGGGTCTGGACCTCGACACCGTGAAGGAAGCCTTCAAGCCCTACTGCACCGAGATCGTGGAAGTGACCACGGCAGAGAACTTCTCTTAA
- a CDS encoding YfhO family protein, with protein sequence MEWSDTARQPRLLEQKKDKFWLTVGLCALTAALFFLPFYLIDGGFFHYAGDFNSQQISFYRYMNGFVKGAGYPDSAFTTVRNTFSWATDLGSGVMNAYSFYLYGSPFFWFSLLFPQKWLPYLMVPLLVLKFAVAGGGAYLYLRRYVKNIDYAVLGAVLYAFSGFTVYNVFFNHFVDVVALFPYLLWSLDEALYNDRRSWFAFWVAVNLVNNYFFFIGQVVFLAIYFICKLSAGDFRLTAKKFGLLAFESVLGVAMGSILLVPAVLSILKNPRTIDLSSGWGFLTYSKVQQYLAILVSWIMPPDSPYLTSIWSEGVIKWTSMSAYLPLCSLAGAAAYWQAKHGDSKKRIVGTCAVFALVPILNSAFYALNSSYYARWYYMPVLVLAAMTVNAMEDHNTDLDSPARGISWLMIATVAFAVVPVKDSDTGSWSLGVLKNPGQYCAVLGFGLLGLLLYRYLCQKWRADRRFAQRMTAAVLVFAFLFSVVHIGIGKFGQWYTDSDLVEQDTNALLLKNDLPEGDYRIDTYKIHDNIGMWLDKGCLQYFGSTAAPSILSFYPALGVKRDVRSEPELSNYALRGLLSVEYLITTPEKQNDFENEADAGWEHAFTKDGYAVYRNTNYVPMGFTYDCYLTESEYEETTKTTRANLLMRALVLRDEDAAVYGQYLTHLPEGRREELYYESYVQDCRERRATAASVFQMNNSGFHAQITLEKENLVFFSVPYDDGFTAYVNGQETDILQVDEGLMAVLCPAGENSINFVYQPDGIRLSRPLTLGGIAVWLVYTACFVWRRRRTKRS encoded by the coding sequence ATGGAATGGTCTGATACTGCCCGGCAGCCGCGTCTGCTGGAACAAAAAAAGGATAAATTCTGGCTGACAGTGGGCCTGTGCGCTCTGACGGCGGCGCTGTTCTTTCTGCCGTTCTATCTCATCGACGGCGGTTTTTTCCACTACGCCGGCGATTTCAACAGCCAGCAGATCAGCTTTTACCGCTATATGAACGGCTTCGTCAAGGGTGCCGGCTATCCGGACAGTGCATTCACCACGGTGCGCAACACCTTTTCGTGGGCCACCGACCTTGGCAGCGGCGTCATGAACGCCTACTCGTTCTACCTGTACGGTTCGCCGTTCTTCTGGTTCTCGCTGCTCTTCCCGCAGAAGTGGCTGCCCTACCTGATGGTGCCGCTTCTGGTGCTCAAGTTTGCCGTGGCGGGTGGCGGTGCGTATCTGTATCTGCGCCGCTACGTCAAAAACATCGACTACGCTGTGCTGGGAGCGGTGCTGTATGCCTTCTCCGGCTTTACGGTGTACAACGTGTTCTTCAACCACTTTGTGGATGTGGTGGCGCTGTTCCCGTACCTGCTGTGGTCGCTGGACGAGGCCCTTTACAATGACCGCCGCAGCTGGTTTGCATTCTGGGTGGCGGTGAACCTTGTCAATAACTACTTTTTCTTCATCGGTCAGGTGGTGTTTTTAGCCATCTACTTTATCTGCAAGCTCAGCGCAGGAGACTTCCGGCTGACGGCAAAAAAGTTCGGGCTGCTGGCCTTTGAAAGTGTTCTGGGCGTTGCCATGGGCAGCATCCTGCTGGTGCCTGCGGTGCTCTCCATTTTGAAGAACCCGCGCACCATCGACCTTTCCTCCGGATGGGGCTTTTTGACCTACAGCAAGGTGCAGCAGTACCTTGCCATTCTGGTCAGCTGGATCATGCCGCCGGATTCGCCCTACCTCACCTCCATCTGGTCAGAGGGCGTCATCAAGTGGACCAGTATGTCGGCCTATCTGCCGCTGTGCAGCCTGGCCGGTGCTGCGGCCTACTGGCAGGCAAAGCACGGCGACAGCAAAAAGCGCATCGTGGGCACCTGTGCGGTGTTCGCGCTGGTCCCCATTCTGAACAGTGCGTTCTATGCCCTCAACTCCAGCTACTATGCACGCTGGTACTATATGCCGGTGCTGGTGTTGGCCGCGATGACCGTCAATGCGATGGAGGATCACAACACCGATCTGGACAGCCCCGCCCGGGGCATCAGCTGGCTGATGATCGCCACGGTGGCCTTTGCGGTGGTACCGGTAAAGGACAGCGACACGGGCAGCTGGTCCCTCGGCGTGCTCAAGAACCCCGGTCAGTACTGCGCGGTGCTGGGCTTTGGACTGCTGGGCTTGCTGCTGTACCGCTATCTCTGCCAGAAGTGGCGGGCTGACCGCCGCTTTGCCCAGCGCATGACGGCGGCGGTGCTGGTATTTGCCTTTCTGTTCAGCGTGGTGCACATCGGCATTGGCAAGTTCGGCCAGTGGTATACCGACAGCGACCTTGTGGAGCAGGACACGAATGCTCTGCTGTTGAAAAACGACCTGCCCGAGGGCGACTACCGCATCGACACCTACAAGATCCACGATAACATCGGCATGTGGCTGGATAAGGGCTGTCTGCAGTATTTCGGCAGCACCGCCGCGCCCAGCATCCTCAGCTTCTACCCGGCGCTGGGGGTCAAGCGGGATGTGCGCAGCGAACCGGAGCTTTCCAACTATGCACTGCGGGGTCTGCTGAGCGTGGAATACCTCATCACTACGCCGGAAAAGCAGAACGACTTTGAGAACGAAGCCGATGCGGGCTGGGAGCATGCCTTTACAAAGGACGGCTACGCGGTGTACCGCAACACGAACTATGTGCCCATGGGCTTTACCTACGACTGCTACCTTACCGAGAGCGAGTATGAGGAGACCACCAAGACCACGCGCGCAAACCTCCTGATGCGCGCACTGGTGCTCCGGGATGAGGATGCTGCGGTCTATGGCCAATACCTCACCCATCTGCCGGAGGGCAGACGGGAGGAGCTGTACTATGAGTCCTACGTGCAGGACTGCCGCGAGCGCCGCGCCACAGCCGCCAGCGTGTTCCAGATGAACAATTCCGGCTTCCATGCGCAGATCACGCTGGAAAAAGAGAACCTTGTGTTCTTCTCGGTGCCCTATGATGACGGCTTTACCGCCTATGTCAACGGGCAGGAAACAGACATCCTGCAGGTGGACGAGGGCCTGATGGCCGTGCTGTGCCCGGCAGGGGAAAACAGCATCAATTTTGTCTATCAGCCCGACGGCATCCGGCTGAGCCGCCCGCTGACCTTGGGCGGCATCGCGGTGTGGCTGGTGTACACGGCCTGCTTTGTCTGGCGCAGACGCCGCACAAAGCGGAGCTGA